The Vibrio sp. STUT-A11 region ACGATTTACCGTGATTAAGCCAATTAAGGATACGTCAGCATCCTTAATTGGCAGGGGTTGTTGCATACTAAAGAGTACTATTTTGTCGGCTTAATCTCTTCATACGGTAAACCGACATACTGCTCGGCAATCATCGTTTTACCTGATTCACTATGCAGGCAGTAATCCAGTTCAGATGTCATGAGGTGACTGAATATAGCGCCATCCGTGTTGTTCACGCTGAGTTCGTCAAAGTCATGCAGCATATTGGTCATCCACCATGAGAAACGCTCACCGTGCCATACTCGTCGTAAGCAGATATCTGAATATTGCTTGATGCACTCCATGTCGTCGTTTTTGTAAACTTGAGTCATGATCTTGTACAACGTCGCCACGTCAGAGGCTGCCAGGTTAAGCCCTTTGGCACCGGTCGGCGGTACAATGTGTGCAGAGTCACCCACTAGAAACAATCGACCATATTGCATCGGTTCACACACAAATGAACGCAGTGGCGCGATACTTTTTTCGATACTAGGTCCGGTTTGTAAGTTTTTGCTCGCTTCAGCTGGTAAGCGTTTTTTCAGTTCGTCCCAAAACTTATCGTCGCTCCAATCTTCAACTTTATCCGTTGCGGGAACCTGTAAGTAATAGCGTGAACGAGTGGATGAACGTTGGCTGGCTAAAGCAAAGCCTCGTGGGTGTTTACAGTAAATCAATTCGTCATCAACAGGTGGGGTATCGCTTAGTAGGCCAAGCCAACCAAACGGGTAGACTCGCTCATATTCTTTACGGATGGTATCTGGAATCGTTGGTCGGGATACACCATGGAACCCATCACAACCAGCAATAAAATCACATTGCAATTCATAAAGGGTACCTTCGTGCTCAAATCGAACCGCAGGGTTAGAAGAGTCAGGCGCGACAATCTCGGTAACTGGCGCGTTGTAATAGCTTGGTAGGCCAGCAGCACTTCTTGCTTCCATCATATCTCGTGTGATTTCTGTCTGCCCGTAACAAGTCACGACTTTGCCGCCAGTGCGCTCTTTCAGGTTGATTCTGGTACTTTCGCCGTCGACACTAATTTGGAAGCCGTCATGAACATGCCCTTCTTTGTCCAAACGAGCGTTACATCCCGCTTCTCTGATGAGGTCTACAAAACCTTGCTCAAGGATGCCTGCACGTATTCTGGACAGAACATGATCCGCAGTTGAACGTTCTACAATGACATTGTCGATACCTTGTTTCGCAAGCAGTTGACCTAGTAATAGACCTGAAGGGCCAGAGCCAATAATTGCAACTTGTGTTTTGATAACTTCCATTTTAAGCACTCCGCTTGTAGTGATTCCTTGTGTTTCTATTTTGTTAATAAAGTGTGATTCTCTCCATTCACATACAGAGCAATTTCTTGTACTTTTAGGTCATGGTGTGATGTTTTTTTATCGGGTAGGTAGGTGATGAGTTCGATATCTGATGTGCCAAGGTTCTTCTTATATGGAGAAGAGAGTGACAGCAATAATTCCGAGTTTGTTCACGTGGAGACCATTGCTGCTCGCAGCGAAACCAGAGGGTGGCGTATTAAGCCACATCGCCATGGAAAGCTATTCCAAATCTTAGTTCTGGATAATGGAAATGCGAAAATATCCTTAGATAATAAAAAGATACATGTTAATAATGCCAGCGTGATTGCAATTCCTACTGGGGTCGTTCATGGCTTTGTTTTTTCGCCGAATACGGAGGGATATGTTGTCAGTATCGCGGAACCGATGATTCAACATTCGGCGTTATCGTATGCAGAAAGTGTATTTGAGACGGTTCTGGATAAGCCAAGAGTGCTCTCATTTTCAACCGAGGATAAGGTTCTTACTCAACTGCATGATTATTGTAATTTATTGTCATCTGAATTAAATGCTCACGATGTGGGAATGAGACAAGCCTCTGAATGGTTAGCAAAGATGATTTTATTGACTCTGTTCCGAGCAATAAAGCAACAAGACGAAGAGACCAACGTTGGTGGTTCCATAAATAGTCACTACTATCAATTCCAAAAACTACTAGAGAATAACTATCGTCGTCATTGGACTGTCGCTCAATATGCGCAAGCGCTGCAAACGTCTGTTTCGACGTTAAATCGCGTATGTCGCAAATCAAAAGGGGTAGCGGCAAAAGCGATTATTGCAGAGCGGCTATTTGTGGAAGCGAAACGAAGCCTTCTGTATACCCAATTACATGTTGACCAAATTGCCTACAATCTGGGATTTGAGGACCCGGCGTATTTCTCTCGATTCTTTAAAAATAAATCTGGGTTGAGCCCGACTTCTTTCAGACAGCTCAACCCATTTGACACGGAATATTAGTGAATGGCAGGATTAAAAAATATCCAGATCATTACCGAGTACGACTTCTCCGTCGTAGCTCGCCTGTATTTCTTCCACTACGGATTCGATAGGCGCGCTGTAATGGAGGATATGGCTAAGCACCAGCAATTTAGGTTTTGCTTCAGAGGCTATCTTTGCTAGCTCACTGGTTCTGGTGTGACTTGTGGAATGATAATTTTGCCAAAACTCAGAAAGTTTTGAGAGCCCTTGCTCACTGATCACTTCGTGCACCAGTACATCAGCCCCTTTCGCGACTTCGATCATCTTGTCTGAATAAGCAGTATCACCACTGATGACCACAGTTTTGTCTGGCGTTGTCACTTTGTAGCCAAACGCAGGGCGGATATCACCATGAGGCACGGTAAACGCTTCGATTTTGACGCCATCTTGATCGTAAACGGTGTTACTTTCAGTGTATTCCGTCACGTTCATCTGGTAGTTAGTCGGGTCTTTTAACGGCTGTTTACCACTTGTGCGTAAACCAATATCAACCGACAACATGTCATAGTAGCCAGTGACAAATTTTTCCGTACCGACAGGGCCATAAAGCGATACTTTGTCGTCACGTCGCCACCAATAGGTTGCTGCCAATTCTGAGATATCCAGAATATGGTCACTGTGAAGGTGGGTGATGAAAACGTGTTTGATGTTGGTAGGGTAGAGGGCTTTGATGCCTTTCTTTTGTGCTGCTTCAATGGCTTTTTGAACCATGCCACCGCCCGCATCAAAGATAAATGCAGTATCGTTGTACACAACGGCGGTCGATGGGCCAGAGCGGTTTGCGTCGGGAACAGGAGTCCCCGTTCCTAATAAGATGACATCGGTTTTGGCTGAAGCACTGACGGATAACAGCAAACCTAGGGCGTAAGTTATCGCAGGCACACAAATACCTGATCTAAAGATTTTCATTAGATTCTCCGGAAAGTTGGGTAGGGGATGAAGCCCTCACCACAGTCCGTGTGGCGAGGGTTTTAGGGGTCATTATAGAAGTCCCAAAGCGAGCGATGGGAAGCCGATGATCAATAGCAGTCGAGTGACATCTGACATGACGAACGGGAAAACGCCTTTATACATATCTTTAATGGAAACATCTGGTGCTAAAGACTTGATGACAAATACGTTCATCCCAACTGGCGGTGTAATTAGACCGAGTTCAACGGTAATAACGGCAACGATACCGAACCAGATTGGGTCAAAGCCTGCTGCCTGAATGAGTGGGTAAACCACTGGAACAGTAAGTAGTAGCATCGCAATACTATCCATCACACAGCCTAGTAGGATGAACAGCAACAGTACCGCAAACAGAACCATGTATGGAGAAAGTTGCAAGCTATCAACCACTTCTACCAATGTGTAAGAAATTCTTGAAACTGAAAGGAAGTAGCCAAAAATCTCGGCACCGATGATCATAAAGAAGATCATGGAAGAGATGGCGAGCGTTTCTTCTACCGCTTCAATAAATTGTTTCCACTTCATTCCTCGGAATAGGGCGATAACTAACGTACCTGCCGCGCCAATAGCTGCCGCTTCAGTTGGAGTAAACAGACCAAAGTAAATACCGAGAATGATTAAAGCGAAGATACCCGTAAATGGAACCAAGCCTTTAAGCCCTTTAACTTTCTCTGCAAAGGAAGTCTTCTCACCTGGTGTTGCAAGCTCGGGTTTTAACCATACTGTGATAGCAATGGTCGCACAGTATAGGAACAGGCCGAGTAATCCAGGAATTAGGCCAGCGATAAACATATCACCCACAGACTGCTCTGTGATCAAGGCGTAAAGCAGAAGGGCGATAGAAGGCGGGATCATGATGCCTAACGTACCACCTGCCGCCAGTGTCCCCGTAGCCAAAGACATTGCGTAGCCATTCTTTTCCATTTCTGGCAAGGCGACGCGAGACATGCTCGCCGCAGTCGCCAGAGAAGAGCCTGAGATAGCTGAGAACACACCACAAGATGTTACTGCTGCCAGTGCCATACCACCACGCCAGCGACCAAATAGCGTTCTTGCACCATGAAACAGCTCTTGAGACATTTGTGCTTTAGAGGCAAATACCCCCATGAGGATAAACATAGGAATAGGGCTAAAGCTATAGTTAGACAGGGTCTCAAATGGGCCGCTATCCAGAATCGCCATTGCAGAAGGAAAAGCAACAATAGAGCCGAACCCAACAAACCCAGTTACCGCCATAGATAACGCGATAGGAGCTCTGAATGCCATCATTACCAACATTAACGCAATACAAATTAGACCAATCGTTGAAGCATCCATTAGACTAACTCCTCTTTGTTTCGTTGTTGCACGTTACTTTTTTTGGTGCTTGACTTTGCTGGCGCATCACCGCCACTTTTAGTCGCTTGTTTATGACAGTGGAAAACCAACTCGCCTGCGATGATTAACGCTCGGACTGCAAGTAGCACCGTCGCAATAACCACTCCTACATAGATATATTGAAGCGGGATCTGTAAATCCTGTGTGGTTTCTCCGGTAAGAGATGCCGATTCAATCGCTTCATAGAAGCGCACTGACATACCTGCGCCTAGTAGTGCAAAACCGAGGTTGTAGAAAGCTTCAAGATATATCTTCAGGCGCTGATTCATTTTCTCGGTAAACAGATCAACGATGACCTGAGACTTAGCGACCGAGTGAGGCAGGGTCAGCAAAATGGCAAATAGCAAACCAAACTTGATCAGCTCGATGCCCCCAACAAAAGTCCAGTCGATGCCGCCATCAGTAAAATCAAAAATCGCTCTAGTGATGACATCAGCAAGAGTGATGAACATCATCGACACCAAAATAAAACCTGCGCCCAAGTGGGCAATATGTGCCGCACGATTGACTAGGTTGATGAGTGTTTTCATAATCTCATTCCCTTGTTCTGGCTTTAAATACAGTCTTGAGAAAGTTCCATTGCGCGCTTGTATACGTCGCGTGCGGCTAGTCCTTTCGATTCTAAATCAGACAAGTAGTTTTCGATCACTTTATCGAAAATTGGTTTCCAGGTTGTTTCGTTGTTTAACTCTTCAATGCGATTGATGGTGTGCCCAGCCGCTTGAGCTTCTTCCAACCCTTTGCTGTCCAAATCATCAAAAACTTGCGCTGCAATTTGTGACCACGCAGCTCCTGAGTTCTTGTCGATAACCGCTTTAAGTTCATCATCAAGCGAATTGTAGACGTCAGTATTCATCGTTACGATGAATGCCAGAGAGTACAGTCCACCTACTTCAGTATGGTTTTCCGCAAGTTCATTTATTCTAAAGCTCTTTACGCCTTCCCAAGGAAGAGCGACACCATCAATCACGCCGCGCTGAAGAGATTGATAAGATTGTGGCGCAGGCATACCGACAGGTAACGCACCAAGCTCTTCTAGTAAGCCGCCGATAACTGCTGTTGGACGGCGAATACGCAGACCTTCCAGATCACTAGGTTGCTCAATATTTTTGCCTTTCACGTGCAATAAGCCGGCACCGTGGGTAAATAGGAATAGCGGTTTAGAATCCTTGTATTCGTTTGCAAACGCGCCTTCTTCGTATAGCTTCTGAATAACACAAGAACCTTGAGTTGCATTTTGTACCACCCCTGGCAGCTCAACGATTTGAGTCAGAGGAAAGCGGTTAGCTGAGTAGCCTTGCACCGTTGCGGTCATATCTAAAATACGGTGTTTAACGGCATCATATTGGGCTGGTGGTTTCGCGAGAGTAGAAGACGGGTATAACTCTACGTTGATACGGCCATTGGAGTCCGCTTCAACGTTGTCAGCCCACTTTTGATAGATCTCTTTATGAATATCAGATACAGAAGGCCAAAAGTGCCCGAAGCGCAATGTAACGTCTGCGGCGAACGCAGGCGAAGCTAGCAGAAGTGATGACAATGCAGTGGCAGCAGTCTTTTTAATAATCGTATTCATACTTAAACGTCCAATTGTGAGTAGAGTGTATTTTGTAAAGCGCTTTTTTAGTCAGGCTATTATTTTTCTGTGGGCTGAATAAAATCGTCAGCTTTTACCTATCGACGGTTTTTACCTTATGTAAGATGTTAAGGTTAAGTTAACACTTGATTAGCCATCAGGTTAGTTCGAAAAAGGAAAAGGCTATTCAATTTTTGAAATTCTTTGACTTTAATTTACATTTAATACTGGCAGGTAAGAGAAGGTTTTGTTTTTTAAATGATTGATTGATATAACTTTAATGTATAACCTTCTGGTATTGACTCCTGAGTGTGAACGTCTCTAATGTATGCAAACATGATGGTTCAAAAAGTAGCTATAATGTGTATTTCATCAGTTGTTTCGTAGGAGTGTGATATGTGTGGACGGTTAAATGTTATTAACGAACCGCTTTG contains the following coding sequences:
- the pobA gene encoding 4-hydroxybenzoate 3-monooxygenase, with the protein product MEVIKTQVAIIGSGPSGLLLGQLLAKQGIDNVIVERSTADHVLSRIRAGILEQGFVDLIREAGCNARLDKEGHVHDGFQISVDGESTRINLKERTGGKVVTCYGQTEITRDMMEARSAAGLPSYYNAPVTEIVAPDSSNPAVRFEHEGTLYELQCDFIAGCDGFHGVSRPTIPDTIRKEYERVYPFGWLGLLSDTPPVDDELIYCKHPRGFALASQRSSTRSRYYLQVPATDKVEDWSDDKFWDELKKRLPAEASKNLQTGPSIEKSIAPLRSFVCEPMQYGRLFLVGDSAHIVPPTGAKGLNLAASDVATLYKIMTQVYKNDDMECIKQYSDICLRRVWHGERFSWWMTNMLHDFDELSVNNTDGAIFSHLMTSELDYCLHSESGKTMIAEQYVGLPYEEIKPTK
- a CDS encoding helix-turn-helix domain-containing protein, with the translated sequence MSSISDVPRFFLYGEESDSNNSEFVHVETIAARSETRGWRIKPHRHGKLFQILVLDNGNAKISLDNKKIHVNNASVIAIPTGVVHGFVFSPNTEGYVVSIAEPMIQHSALSYAESVFETVLDKPRVLSFSTEDKVLTQLHDYCNLLSSELNAHDVGMRQASEWLAKMILLTLFRAIKQQDEETNVGGSINSHYYQFQKLLENNYRRHWTVAQYAQALQTSVSTLNRVCRKSKGVAAKAIIAERLFVEAKRSLLYTQLHVDQIAYNLGFEDPAYFSRFFKNKSGLSPTSFRQLNPFDTEY
- a CDS encoding MBL fold metallo-hydrolase, with the translated sequence MKIFRSGICVPAITYALGLLLSVSASAKTDVILLGTGTPVPDANRSGPSTAVVYNDTAFIFDAGGGMVQKAIEAAQKKGIKALYPTNIKHVFITHLHSDHILDISELAATYWWRRDDKVSLYGPVGTEKFVTGYYDMLSVDIGLRTSGKQPLKDPTNYQMNVTEYTESNTVYDQDGVKIEAFTVPHGDIRPAFGYKVTTPDKTVVISGDTAYSDKMIEVAKGADVLVHEVISEQGLSKLSEFWQNYHSTSHTRTSELAKIASEAKPKLLVLSHILHYSAPIESVVEEIQASYDGEVVLGNDLDIF
- a CDS encoding TRAP transporter large permease, whose product is MDASTIGLICIALMLVMMAFRAPIALSMAVTGFVGFGSIVAFPSAMAILDSGPFETLSNYSFSPIPMFILMGVFASKAQMSQELFHGARTLFGRWRGGMALAAVTSCGVFSAISGSSLATAASMSRVALPEMEKNGYAMSLATGTLAAGGTLGIMIPPSIALLLYALITEQSVGDMFIAGLIPGLLGLFLYCATIAITVWLKPELATPGEKTSFAEKVKGLKGLVPFTGIFALIILGIYFGLFTPTEAAAIGAAGTLVIALFRGMKWKQFIEAVEETLAISSMIFFMIIGAEIFGYFLSVSRISYTLVEVVDSLQLSPYMVLFAVLLLFILLGCVMDSIAMLLLTVPVVYPLIQAAGFDPIWFGIVAVITVELGLITPPVGMNVFVIKSLAPDVSIKDMYKGVFPFVMSDVTRLLLIIGFPSLALGLL
- a CDS encoding TRAP transporter small permease; its protein translation is MKTLINLVNRAAHIAHLGAGFILVSMMFITLADVITRAIFDFTDGGIDWTFVGGIELIKFGLLFAILLTLPHSVAKSQVIVDLFTEKMNQRLKIYLEAFYNLGFALLGAGMSVRFYEAIESASLTGETTQDLQIPLQYIYVGVVIATVLLAVRALIIAGELVFHCHKQATKSGGDAPAKSSTKKSNVQQRNKEELV
- a CDS encoding TRAP transporter substrate-binding protein; the protein is MNTIIKKTAATALSSLLLASPAFAADVTLRFGHFWPSVSDIHKEIYQKWADNVEADSNGRINVELYPSSTLAKPPAQYDAVKHRILDMTATVQGYSANRFPLTQIVELPGVVQNATQGSCVIQKLYEEGAFANEYKDSKPLFLFTHGAGLLHVKGKNIEQPSDLEGLRIRRPTAVIGGLLEELGALPVGMPAPQSYQSLQRGVIDGVALPWEGVKSFRINELAENHTEVGGLYSLAFIVTMNTDVYNSLDDELKAVIDKNSGAAWSQIAAQVFDDLDSKGLEEAQAAGHTINRIEELNNETTWKPIFDKVIENYLSDLESKGLAARDVYKRAMELSQDCI